From the Pseudarthrobacter sp. MM222 genome, one window contains:
- a CDS encoding MFS transporter, giving the protein MSHLARAPRGWLLMLAIGLIALNMRGPLVAVAPVVAHMRDDLAFTPVELGFLTGIPVLCFALAAPLASLTGRKLGPEFAITLTLLGVLLGVVVRSSGGGALVMLGTVILGVAITIGNIVVPLIIRRDFTPARQGAAMGTYTAALNIGSFLTSMVTAPLAEFMGWRPAIAASGLFALSAAAVWVISVGRHAFVPAAIPAADPGRPAGKLASRWITAALTLGFAGQAFSYYGVTAWLPSLLADELGMPPSAAGAGSSLFQILAIVGGLGVPLAARFASTTAVGLTLGLLWLTVPVGLLLAPELWWLWCSLGGVAQGGGITLIFLAIIRLARDQAAAGRMSAVVQGAGYCFGAVAPTLLGYVHGISGSWTGPLLMVLGSVAFFIIGTALSLRHVPKVR; this is encoded by the coding sequence ATGAGCCACCTTGCCCGGGCGCCGCGCGGATGGCTCCTCATGCTCGCCATCGGCCTCATCGCCTTGAACATGCGCGGCCCCTTGGTGGCCGTAGCCCCGGTGGTGGCGCACATGCGGGACGACCTCGCATTCACCCCGGTGGAATTGGGATTCCTGACGGGGATACCGGTCTTGTGCTTTGCACTGGCGGCCCCGCTGGCGTCGTTGACCGGGCGCAAGCTCGGTCCCGAGTTCGCGATCACGCTGACGCTGCTCGGCGTGCTCCTGGGTGTCGTGGTCCGCTCCTCCGGCGGGGGTGCCCTCGTCATGCTGGGCACCGTGATCCTCGGCGTCGCGATCACGATTGGCAACATCGTGGTCCCGCTGATCATCCGACGGGACTTCACCCCGGCCCGGCAGGGCGCGGCGATGGGCACCTACACGGCGGCCCTCAACATCGGCTCATTTCTCACCTCTATGGTGACTGCGCCGCTGGCCGAGTTCATGGGCTGGCGGCCGGCGATTGCTGCGAGCGGTCTCTTCGCACTGTCTGCCGCAGCGGTCTGGGTGATATCAGTCGGCCGGCACGCGTTCGTTCCTGCTGCCATCCCCGCTGCGGACCCGGGGCGCCCGGCCGGCAAGCTGGCGTCGCGGTGGATCACGGCCGCCCTGACCTTGGGGTTCGCCGGCCAGGCGTTCTCCTACTACGGCGTGACCGCGTGGCTTCCGAGCCTGCTGGCCGACGAACTCGGCATGCCGCCGTCGGCCGCGGGTGCAGGGTCCTCGCTGTTCCAGATCCTCGCCATCGTGGGCGGACTGGGTGTGCCGCTGGCGGCCCGTTTCGCCAGTACGACAGCCGTGGGCCTCACCCTGGGGCTCCTGTGGCTCACGGTCCCCGTCGGCTTGCTGCTGGCTCCGGAGCTGTGGTGGCTGTGGTGTTCCCTGGGCGGTGTGGCCCAAGGCGGGGGCATCACGCTGATCTTCCTGGCCATCATCCGGTTGGCCAGGGACCAGGCCGCGGCAGGCCGGATGTCCGCCGTCGTGCAGGGCGCCGGCTACTGCTTCGGTGCCGTGGCGCCGACCCTGCTGGGCTACGTGCACGGCATCTCCGGCTCGTGGACCGGCCCGCTGCTGATGGTGCTCGGCTCCGTGGCGTTCTTCATCATCGGCACCGCGTTGTCCCTGCGCCACGTCCCCAAGGTCCGCTGA
- the aceB gene encoding malate synthase A — MNSFTDNFTINGITLTAQPICRQSEVLTPDALAFVAKLHRATAARRSELLQARQVRRQQISKGQDPRFLRETESVRNDPNWRVAPPAPGLEDRRVEMTGPVDKKMTINALNSGAKVWLADMEDSSTPSWRNVIQGQLNLTDALERRIDFTSPEGKEYKLRAAEDLPTIVVRPRGWHLPEKHMLINGTPVAGGIVDFGLYFFHNARRLIAQGKGPYFYLPKIENHLEARLWNDIFVLAQDLLGIPQGTIRATVLIETITAAFEMEEILYELRDHAAGLNAGRWDYIFSLIKNFRTRGPRFVLPDRSQVTMTQPFMRAYTEQLVRACHKRGAMAIGGMAAAVPNRKDEAANAIAIEKVRADKTREAADGFDGSWVAHPDLVPVCREVFDGVLGERPNQLDRLREDVTPDDRALLDIASTTGTITEQGIRNNIEVGIRYIESWLRGNGAVAIHNLMEDAATAEISRSQLWQWIFARAITDTGDVITREGVEDMLDEEFIRLERFEGDRFADARDIFEEVTLSTSFPAFLTLPAYDRFLHEARDGSEAPAGDPGLVPA, encoded by the coding sequence ATGAACAGCTTCACTGACAACTTCACCATCAACGGGATCACGCTGACCGCGCAGCCGATTTGCCGGCAGAGCGAGGTTCTTACCCCGGACGCCTTGGCCTTTGTGGCGAAGCTGCACCGGGCCACGGCCGCCCGGCGCAGCGAGCTGCTGCAGGCACGGCAGGTACGCCGGCAGCAGATCAGCAAGGGCCAGGACCCGCGGTTTCTCCGCGAAACCGAATCGGTCCGAAACGACCCCAACTGGCGCGTCGCTCCCCCGGCCCCGGGGCTGGAAGACCGCCGTGTGGAAATGACCGGGCCGGTGGACAAGAAGATGACCATCAACGCCCTGAACTCCGGGGCCAAGGTGTGGCTCGCCGACATGGAAGACTCCTCCACGCCGTCGTGGCGCAACGTCATCCAGGGCCAGCTCAACCTCACGGACGCGCTGGAACGCCGGATCGATTTCACCTCCCCCGAAGGCAAGGAGTACAAGCTCCGCGCCGCCGAGGACCTGCCCACGATCGTGGTCCGTCCCCGCGGCTGGCACCTCCCGGAAAAGCACATGCTCATCAACGGGACGCCGGTTGCCGGCGGCATTGTCGACTTCGGCCTGTACTTCTTCCACAACGCCCGCCGCCTGATCGCCCAGGGCAAGGGGCCGTACTTCTACCTCCCGAAGATCGAGAACCACCTCGAGGCCCGGCTGTGGAATGACATCTTCGTCCTGGCACAGGACCTGCTCGGCATTCCGCAGGGCACCATCCGCGCCACTGTCCTGATCGAAACCATCACCGCCGCCTTCGAGATGGAGGAAATCCTCTACGAGCTGCGCGACCACGCGGCGGGGCTGAACGCCGGCCGCTGGGACTACATCTTCTCGCTGATCAAGAACTTCCGCACCCGCGGACCCCGCTTCGTGCTGCCGGACCGCAGCCAGGTCACCATGACGCAGCCGTTCATGCGGGCCTACACCGAACAGCTGGTCCGGGCCTGCCACAAGCGCGGGGCCATGGCGATCGGCGGCATGGCCGCGGCCGTCCCCAACCGCAAGGACGAGGCCGCCAATGCGATCGCCATCGAAAAGGTCCGTGCGGACAAGACCCGTGAGGCCGCGGACGGCTTCGACGGTTCCTGGGTGGCGCATCCGGACCTGGTTCCGGTGTGCCGGGAAGTGTTCGACGGTGTGCTCGGCGAGCGCCCGAACCAGCTGGACCGCCTCCGCGAGGACGTCACCCCGGATGACCGCGCACTGCTCGATATCGCCTCGACCACCGGCACCATCACCGAACAGGGCATCCGGAACAACATCGAGGTCGGCATCCGCTACATCGAGTCCTGGCTGCGCGGCAACGGCGCCGTCGCCATCCACAACCTGATGGAGGACGCCGCCACCGCGGAGATCTCCCGCTCGCAGCTGTGGCAGTGGATCTTCGCCCGCGCCATCACGGACACCGGCGACGTCATCACCCGCGAAGGCGTGGAGGACATGCTGGACGAGGAGTTCATCCGGCTGGAACGCTTCGAAGGGGACCGCTTCGCCGACGCCCGGGACATCTTTGAGGAAGTCACGCTCAGCACCTCGTTCCCGGCGTTCCTGACACTGCCGGCGTACGACCGCTTCCTGCACGAAGCGCGCGACGGTAGCGAAGCCCCCGCCGGGGATCCCGGTCTCGTGCCTGCCTAG
- the aceA gene encoding isocitrate lyase yields the protein MTAAFEPTQQTPEQQAAALELEWAANPRWEGVTRDYKATDVIRLRGRVSEEHTLARRGAEKLWKQLTEEHSTGKYTNALGALTGNQAVQQVKAGLRAIYLSGWQVAADANNSGHTYPDQSLYPANSVPTVVRRINNALLRADQIEFSEGIQTVEDWMVPIIADAEAGFGGPLNAYELMKSMIQAGASGVHWEDQLASEKKCGHLGGKVLIPTQQHVRTLNAARLAADVAGTPSVVIARTDAEAATLITSDVDERDQEFILHEGGQPVRTPEGFYKVRNGIEPCIARAKAYAPYSDLIWMETGTPDLELAKKFAEAVKADFPDQMLSYNCSPSFNWRKHLDDATIAKFQRELGAMGFTFQFITLAGFHALNYSMFDLAHGYAREGMSAYVELQEKEFASESRGYTATKHQREVGTGYFDDIATALNPNASTLALVGSTEEGQFH from the coding sequence ATGACTGCAGCATTTGAGCCCACCCAGCAGACGCCCGAACAGCAGGCCGCCGCACTGGAGCTCGAGTGGGCCGCCAACCCGCGCTGGGAAGGTGTGACCCGTGACTACAAGGCAACGGACGTCATCCGCCTCCGCGGCCGCGTCTCCGAAGAACATACGCTGGCCCGGCGCGGCGCCGAGAAGCTGTGGAAGCAGCTCACCGAGGAGCACAGCACCGGTAAGTACACCAACGCCCTGGGCGCGCTGACCGGCAACCAGGCCGTACAGCAGGTCAAGGCCGGGCTCCGCGCCATCTACCTCTCCGGCTGGCAGGTCGCCGCGGACGCCAACAACTCCGGCCACACGTACCCGGACCAGTCGCTCTACCCCGCCAACTCGGTCCCCACCGTGGTCCGGCGCATCAACAACGCCCTGCTCCGCGCGGACCAGATCGAGTTCTCTGAAGGCATCCAGACCGTCGAGGACTGGATGGTCCCGATCATCGCCGACGCCGAGGCCGGCTTCGGCGGCCCGCTCAACGCCTACGAGCTGATGAAGTCCATGATCCAGGCCGGCGCGTCGGGTGTGCACTGGGAGGACCAGCTCGCGTCGGAGAAGAAGTGCGGCCACCTCGGCGGCAAGGTCCTGATTCCCACGCAGCAGCACGTCCGCACGCTGAACGCCGCCCGCCTGGCCGCCGACGTCGCGGGCACCCCGTCGGTCGTTATCGCCCGCACCGATGCCGAGGCAGCCACCCTGATCACGTCCGACGTCGACGAGCGGGACCAGGAATTCATCCTCCACGAGGGGGGACAGCCGGTCCGTACCCCGGAAGGCTTCTACAAGGTCCGCAACGGGATCGAACCCTGCATCGCCCGGGCCAAGGCCTACGCCCCGTACTCTGACCTGATCTGGATGGAGACGGGCACGCCGGACCTGGAGCTCGCCAAGAAGTTCGCCGAGGCCGTCAAGGCCGACTTCCCGGACCAGATGCTTTCCTACAACTGCTCCCCCTCCTTCAACTGGCGCAAGCACCTGGACGACGCCACCATCGCCAAGTTCCAGCGTGAACTGGGCGCCATGGGCTTCACGTTCCAGTTCATCACCCTGGCCGGCTTCCACGCCCTGAACTACTCGATGTTCGATCTTGCCCACGGCTACGCCCGGGAAGGCATGAGCGCCTACGTCGAGCTGCAGGAGAAGGAATTCGCCTCCGAGTCCCGCGGCTACACCGCGACCAAGCACCAGCGCGAAGTCGGCACCGGATACTTCGACGACATCGCTACCGCGCTCAACCCGAACGCATCCACCCTGGCCCTGGTGGGATCCACCGAAGAAGGCCAGTTCCACTAG
- a CDS encoding helix-turn-helix transcriptional regulator, translating to MHFLAYSQEMHSTSWNRQALSPSAPAAAEVDVISMGRRVRHLRKAAGLTLDDLSAAVGTAPSQLSLIENGKREPKLGLLQQLAAALGVSIDELLGAEPPNRRAALEIELERYQRSPLYGSLNLPKIRISSRLPMDVLESMVGLQHELERRLNEQVATPEEARRANGELRAMMRERNNYFPEYEAEAQKVLESVGHTSGPLSHHVIADIAGHLGFSLHHVGDLPHSTRSVTDLKNRRIYLTQNSRSDHDPRSVLLQALGHYVLGHQTPNNYGDFLMQRVATNYFAAALLLPEQATVEFLQKAKQAKEIAVEDIRDAFAVSYETAAHRFTNLATQHLDIRTHFQKTHKSGIIYKAYENDGVTFPQDHTGAIEGQFSCRNWTSRVVFDVPDKFSAYNQYTDTPAGTYWCTARTERSANGEFSLSVGVPYAQVKWFRGRDTTERSKSTCPDESCCKRPPAALAAEWAGNAWPSARAHSHLLAAMPPGAFPGVDETEVYSFLQAHSGS from the coding sequence ATGCACTTTTTAGCGTATTCTCAAGAAATGCACTCAACCAGCTGGAACCGCCAAGCTCTTTCGCCGTCCGCGCCTGCAGCGGCGGAGGTGGACGTCATCAGCATGGGCCGGCGCGTCCGCCATCTGCGCAAGGCCGCAGGCCTCACGCTCGACGACTTGAGCGCCGCCGTCGGCACAGCGCCAAGCCAGCTGAGCCTGATTGAAAACGGGAAACGCGAGCCCAAACTTGGCCTACTCCAGCAGCTCGCAGCGGCCCTCGGGGTGAGCATCGACGAGCTGCTCGGCGCGGAGCCGCCCAACCGGCGCGCGGCCCTGGAGATCGAGCTGGAACGGTACCAGCGCAGCCCGCTCTACGGATCCCTGAACCTGCCCAAGATCCGCATCAGTTCACGGCTTCCGATGGATGTCCTGGAGTCCATGGTGGGGCTGCAGCATGAGCTTGAACGCCGCCTGAACGAACAGGTCGCGACGCCGGAGGAGGCCCGCCGTGCGAACGGTGAACTGCGGGCGATGATGCGCGAGCGGAACAACTATTTTCCCGAGTACGAGGCCGAGGCGCAGAAGGTCCTCGAGTCGGTGGGGCACACCAGCGGTCCGCTGTCCCATCACGTCATCGCAGACATCGCCGGGCACCTCGGTTTCAGCCTCCACCACGTGGGTGACCTGCCGCATTCGACCCGTTCCGTGACCGATCTTAAGAACCGCCGAATTTACCTCACGCAGAACTCGCGCAGCGACCACGACCCCCGTTCCGTGCTGCTGCAGGCGCTGGGACATTACGTCCTGGGCCACCAGACCCCCAACAACTACGGCGACTTCCTGATGCAGCGGGTGGCCACGAACTACTTCGCCGCGGCGCTACTGCTGCCCGAGCAGGCAACCGTGGAGTTCCTGCAAAAGGCCAAGCAGGCCAAGGAAATCGCGGTCGAGGACATCCGCGACGCGTTCGCCGTGTCCTACGAGACCGCCGCGCACCGTTTCACGAATCTCGCCACCCAGCATCTGGACATCCGCACGCACTTCCAGAAGACGCACAAGAGCGGGATCATCTACAAGGCTTACGAGAACGACGGCGTGACGTTCCCGCAGGACCACACCGGCGCCATCGAGGGCCAGTTCTCATGCCGGAACTGGACATCCCGGGTGGTGTTCGACGTGCCGGACAAGTTCAGCGCCTACAACCAGTACACCGACACCCCCGCCGGGACCTACTGGTGCACCGCCCGGACGGAACGCTCGGCGAACGGCGAGTTCTCGCTCTCCGTGGGCGTCCCCTACGCGCAGGTCAAGTGGTTCCGCGGCCGGGACACCACCGAGCGGTCCAAGTCGACGTGCCCGGACGAGAGCTGCTGCAAACGTCCGCCGGCAGCCCTGGCTGCGGAATGGGCGGGGAACGCCTGGCCGTCGGCGCGGGCCCACTCCCACCTGCTCGCCGCGATGCCGCCCGGGGCTTTCCCCGGTGTGGATGAGACCGAGGTCTACAGCTTCCTCCAAGCGCACTCCGGCAGCTAG
- a CDS encoding hydroxymethylpyrimidine/phosphomethylpyrimidine kinase yields the protein MTIAGSEATGGAGAQADLKTFQELGVFGIANLTCIVSFDPKDNWNHRFVPVDQQVIEDQLEATTAAYGAGSGAPSVLDTVKIGMLGSPATISTVASALAGSGFAHVVLDPVLICKGQEPGHALDTDQALKAQILPLATFVTPNHFEAESLSGLEITDIESLKAAAVRIHELSGAAVLAKGGVRLSGSDAVDVYYDGETLEVLSAPKVGEAAVSGAGCSLAAAVTAELAKGATPLEAARTAKSFVTAGIRNRVASGAPFDALWQGGPR from the coding sequence CTGACCATCGCCGGCTCCGAGGCCACCGGTGGTGCCGGCGCGCAGGCTGACCTGAAGACCTTCCAGGAGCTGGGCGTTTTCGGCATCGCCAATCTGACCTGCATCGTCTCCTTCGACCCCAAGGACAACTGGAACCACCGCTTCGTTCCGGTGGATCAGCAGGTCATCGAAGATCAGCTTGAGGCGACGACGGCGGCCTACGGTGCCGGGTCGGGTGCACCGTCGGTGCTGGACACCGTGAAGATCGGCATGCTGGGCAGCCCGGCGACGATTTCGACCGTGGCTTCGGCCTTGGCAGGCTCCGGGTTTGCCCACGTTGTGCTGGATCCGGTGCTGATCTGCAAGGGCCAGGAGCCGGGCCACGCCCTGGATACTGACCAGGCCCTCAAGGCGCAGATCCTGCCGCTAGCCACGTTCGTGACGCCGAACCACTTCGAGGCCGAGTCGCTGTCCGGCCTGGAAATCACCGACATCGAATCCCTCAAGGCCGCAGCTGTCCGCATCCATGAGCTCAGCGGTGCCGCGGTGCTCGCCAAGGGCGGCGTGCGCCTGAGTGGATCCGACGCCGTCGACGTCTACTACGACGGCGAGACGCTGGAGGTCTTGTCCGCCCCGAAAGTGGGTGAAGCCGCGGTCTCCGGTGCCGGCTGCTCGCTGGCAGCGGCCGTGACGGCCGAACTGGCCAAGGGTGCCACCCCGCTGGAGGCTGCCCGCACCGCGAAGTCGTTCGTAACCGCCGGGATCCGCAACCGCGTGGCTTCGGGCGCACCCTTTGATGCGCTCTGGCAGGGCGGCCCGCGCTAA
- a CDS encoding MFS transporter yields MSTQLSESAQTRRAVSNILKGSAGNLVEWYDLYVYTVFAAYFQAHFFNSQDDLQAGLEAMAVFSTSFLMRPVGAWFFGRYADRKGRKAALTLSVTIMSAGSFAIAILPTTQQIGVWALVLLILVRLVQGFSVGGEYGTSATYMSEAATSKRRGFFSSFQYVTLIGGQMLALLVLVILQNTIDKGALTEWGWRIPFAIGGVAALVVLWLRRSMEETVSAEQVEAAKVPAVAGVAQPGTMKLLFTQHWKPLLICIGVTLGGTVAFYTYTNFILKFMNDTSGIAKTDTSVINFWALFIFMLLQPVYGIISDKVGRRPLLLWFGITGVLFTWPLLSTLAGTKDPFTAFLLMLGGLLIVGGYTSINALVKAELFPASIRALGVGLGYAIANSLFGGTVPLLGAAFQKAERVDLFFTYVTVAIAVSLLVYIFALKNKKATHLDHEQGRAWESAADASIAGSPDDDKDLVDASRR; encoded by the coding sequence ATGAGCACCCAACTGTCCGAATCGGCTCAGACGAGAAGAGCCGTGAGCAACATTCTTAAAGGCTCTGCCGGCAACCTCGTCGAGTGGTACGACCTCTACGTTTACACAGTCTTCGCGGCCTATTTCCAGGCGCATTTCTTCAATTCCCAGGACGATCTGCAGGCCGGACTCGAGGCGATGGCCGTGTTCTCGACGTCGTTCCTGATGCGCCCGGTTGGGGCCTGGTTCTTCGGCCGCTATGCGGACCGCAAGGGGCGCAAGGCGGCCCTGACGCTCAGCGTGACCATCATGTCCGCCGGTTCCTTCGCCATTGCCATCCTGCCGACGACGCAGCAGATCGGTGTCTGGGCGCTGGTTCTGCTGATCCTTGTGCGGCTGGTCCAGGGCTTCTCCGTGGGCGGCGAATACGGCACCAGCGCCACGTACATGTCCGAGGCCGCCACGTCCAAACGACGCGGATTCTTCTCCAGCTTCCAGTACGTCACCCTGATCGGCGGCCAGATGCTGGCCCTGCTGGTTCTCGTCATCCTGCAGAACACCATCGACAAGGGCGCCCTCACCGAGTGGGGCTGGCGTATCCCGTTCGCGATCGGCGGCGTGGCCGCGCTCGTGGTCCTGTGGCTGCGGCGCTCGATGGAAGAGACCGTGTCCGCCGAGCAGGTCGAGGCCGCCAAGGTTCCGGCCGTGGCCGGCGTTGCGCAGCCCGGCACCATGAAGCTGCTGTTCACCCAGCACTGGAAGCCGCTGCTGATCTGCATCGGCGTCACCCTCGGCGGCACCGTAGCGTTCTACACGTACACCAACTTCATCCTGAAGTTCATGAACGATACGTCCGGGATCGCCAAGACCGACACTTCCGTGATCAACTTCTGGGCGCTGTTCATCTTCATGCTGCTCCAGCCGGTCTACGGGATCATCTCGGACAAGGTCGGGCGCAGGCCGCTGTTGCTCTGGTTCGGCATCACGGGCGTGTTGTTCACCTGGCCGCTGCTGTCCACCCTGGCCGGCACTAAGGATCCGTTCACCGCGTTCCTGCTGATGCTGGGCGGCCTGCTGATCGTCGGCGGCTACACCTCCATCAACGCCCTCGTGAAGGCCGAACTGTTCCCCGCCTCCATCCGTGCCCTCGGCGTGGGCTTGGGATACGCCATCGCCAACTCGCTCTTCGGCGGCACGGTCCCGCTGCTGGGCGCCGCGTTCCAGAAGGCCGAGCGCGTGGACCTGTTCTTCACCTACGTCACCGTCGCCATCGCGGTCTCGCTCCTGGTGTACATCTTCGCGCTGAAGAACAAGAAGGCCACGCACCTGGACCACGAGCAGGGCCGCGCCTGGGAGTCCGCGGCCGACGCGAGCATCGCCGGCAGCCCGGACGACGACAAGGACCTCGTCGACGCCTCGCGCCGATAG
- a CDS encoding queuosine precursor transporter yields MTSAQTFPAPAPPKFASIGSSYFSIVLALMAVVLILSNIGASKGVAIGPIITDGGFFLFPLAYILGDVISEVYGFKVARKAILASFALSVFASLCYWIIIALPGFDDDFGASKQAALEGALGPVPQIVLASLLAFLAGQTINSWILVKMKSRTGEKSLWARIMSSSVAGEFVDTLIFCSIAASVIGISDFGSFANYVLVGFLYKTLVEFLFVPVTTAVIGWIKRREPSYGA; encoded by the coding sequence ATGACTTCCGCCCAGACTTTCCCGGCTCCGGCGCCGCCTAAGTTCGCCTCGATCGGTTCCTCCTACTTCAGCATCGTGCTGGCCCTCATGGCCGTCGTGCTGATCCTGTCCAACATCGGAGCGTCGAAGGGCGTGGCAATCGGCCCCATCATCACCGACGGGGGCTTCTTCCTCTTCCCGCTGGCCTACATCTTGGGCGATGTCATCAGCGAGGTCTACGGCTTCAAGGTGGCCCGCAAGGCCATTCTCGCCTCGTTTGCGCTCTCCGTTTTCGCGTCCCTCTGCTACTGGATCATCATCGCCCTGCCCGGCTTCGACGACGACTTCGGTGCCTCCAAGCAGGCGGCGCTCGAGGGGGCGCTCGGCCCGGTCCCGCAGATTGTGCTCGCCTCGCTGCTCGCGTTCCTGGCAGGCCAGACCATCAATTCCTGGATCCTGGTGAAGATGAAGTCCCGCACGGGGGAGAAGTCGCTGTGGGCGCGCATCATGAGCTCCTCCGTGGCCGGCGAATTCGTCGACACCCTGATCTTCTGCAGCATCGCCGCGTCTGTGATCGGAATCAGCGACTTCGGCAGCTTCGCGAACTACGTCCTCGTGGGCTTCCTGTACAAGACGCTGGTGGAGTTCCTGTTCGTCCCGGTCACGACGGCCGTGATTGGCTGGATCAAGAGGCGCGAACCGAGCTACGGGGCCTAG
- a CDS encoding type IV toxin-antitoxin system AbiEi family antitoxin domain-containing protein: MPQDRPPELPPRGNLWRTEQLIDLGYGSRAIRSLVDSGVLIRLRHGCYIRASLWDAQSPAARGRQLIFAHAHGTRTTSTGGFRYSHTSAARLRRLHLWDVDDTIHLLQKVRPSNERHGRDVRCHTRPFAEQDFDEVNGLRTTSLERTTADCAMMLRYGQALILTDHALRLGADPASLQAMADALDGRRGIRTFRRVLATADPRSESPGETLTRELILRLRIPPPELQLEVISRAGRHRLDFAWKKEMVALEFDGKIKYFDYRPTAEVLFEERRREKALVEDGWRFVRVEWKDLFREEEFKSRLLRVLAGRPVL; the protein is encoded by the coding sequence ATGCCACAAGACCGCCCGCCCGAGCTGCCGCCGAGAGGCAACCTCTGGCGCACTGAACAATTGATCGACCTCGGCTACGGTTCTCGGGCCATCCGCTCGCTCGTGGACTCCGGCGTCCTGATCCGGCTGCGCCACGGCTGCTACATCCGCGCCAGCCTCTGGGATGCCCAGTCCCCTGCCGCCCGGGGCAGGCAGCTCATCTTCGCGCATGCCCACGGAACGCGGACGACGTCGACGGGCGGCTTCCGCTACAGCCACACGTCCGCAGCGCGCCTCCGCCGCCTCCACCTGTGGGACGTGGATGACACCATCCATCTCCTGCAGAAGGTGCGCCCATCCAACGAGCGTCACGGCAGGGACGTCCGCTGCCACACGCGCCCCTTCGCCGAGCAGGATTTTGACGAAGTTAACGGGCTCCGGACGACTTCCCTGGAGCGCACCACTGCCGACTGCGCCATGATGCTACGTTACGGGCAGGCATTGATCCTCACAGACCATGCGCTTCGCCTCGGCGCGGACCCGGCATCCCTGCAGGCAATGGCAGATGCCCTGGATGGCCGCCGAGGGATCCGCACATTCCGCCGTGTCCTGGCCACTGCCGATCCGCGCTCTGAGTCTCCCGGCGAGACCCTGACCCGCGAACTGATCCTGCGGCTGCGGATCCCGCCCCCGGAGTTGCAGCTGGAAGTGATAAGCCGAGCCGGGCGCCATCGCCTGGACTTTGCGTGGAAGAAGGAGATGGTCGCCCTCGAGTTCGACGGCAAAATTAAGTACTTCGACTACAGGCCCACGGCCGAGGTGCTCTTCGAGGAACGGCGCCGGGAGAAGGCCCTCGTCGAAGACGGCTGGCGGTTCGTCCGGGTTGAGTGGAAGGACCTCTTCCGCGAGGAGGAATTCAAGAGCCGGCTGCTCCGCGTGTTAGCCGGCCGCCCCGTACTCTGA
- a CDS encoding LacI family DNA-binding transcriptional regulator has protein sequence MTLNGPRTRRPTIYDVAKSAGVSPSLVSLVLQNPARVSEKRREAVRTAMAELGYRPSRAATTLASSQTKSIGLVIDDFRNLWFVDLLRGMESALSPHGYQVTLADSRPGENRITEATDGLLSMHVEGLVIAAEPSESMMAGTWVPAVVAGWRDGVPAGAGLITNDDDAGGGMAADHLLGLGHISIGHLSGSGGAASHRREGFRSRLLEAGVEARIAGESQGTSEEDGYTAACWILDHHPDTTALFAANDAMALGALAAAKARGLSVPADLSVIGYDNSQLAKSRYLDLSSVDNRSDIVGADVANTLLARIHDPTLEPQRKLIEPALIVRGTTARRSG, from the coding sequence ATGACGCTGAACGGCCCCCGGACACGCCGCCCGACGATCTACGACGTCGCCAAGAGCGCCGGCGTCTCGCCGTCGCTGGTCTCCCTGGTGCTCCAGAACCCGGCGAGGGTCAGCGAGAAGCGCCGGGAGGCAGTCCGGACGGCCATGGCAGAGCTGGGATACCGCCCCAGCCGGGCAGCGACCACGCTTGCCAGCAGCCAGACGAAGAGCATCGGGCTGGTCATTGACGACTTTCGGAATCTCTGGTTCGTGGACCTGCTCCGCGGCATGGAATCCGCACTCTCCCCGCACGGCTACCAGGTCACCCTCGCGGATTCCCGCCCCGGCGAGAACCGCATCACCGAAGCCACGGACGGCCTGCTGTCCATGCATGTGGAGGGCCTTGTCATCGCCGCCGAGCCCAGTGAGTCCATGATGGCCGGGACCTGGGTTCCCGCTGTCGTCGCGGGCTGGCGCGACGGCGTCCCCGCCGGGGCCGGCCTCATCACGAACGACGACGACGCCGGCGGCGGTATGGCCGCGGACCATCTGCTGGGGCTCGGACACATCAGCATCGGCCACCTGTCCGGCTCCGGAGGTGCCGCCTCCCATCGGCGCGAAGGCTTCCGGAGCCGCCTCCTGGAGGCCGGCGTCGAAGCCCGGATCGCCGGCGAGTCCCAAGGGACCTCCGAAGAGGACGGTTACACGGCCGCCTGCTGGATCCTGGACCACCACCCCGATACAACAGCCCTCTTCGCGGCCAACGACGCAATGGCCCTGGGTGCCCTCGCTGCGGCCAAGGCGCGCGGCCTGTCCGTCCCGGCCGACCTCTCCGTGATCGGCTACGACAACTCCCAGCTGGCCAAGTCCCGGTATCTGGACCTCTCGTCAGTGGACAACCGCAGCGACATTGTCGGGGCCGATGTGGCAAACACCTTGCTGGCACGGATCCACGACCCCACCCTCGAGCCTCAGCGCAAGCTGATCGAGCCGGCCCTCATCGTCCGGGGCACCACGGCGCGCAGGTCCGGGTGA